The sequence CAAATAACTAAGAGAGACTTAAtaattcttcttttttatttatgtattggGTGCTAGCAAAGAAACAaattttattaagaaaagaaaaatgaagttTATATGGTGGATAGGACAAACATCTTTGAGAGCATGGATTTATAGTCGAAGCTCACAAATGATGGTAATTTTTGCCATGCTTTAGAGAGATAGTAGTAATAGGGGTGTGCTTTATCCTCAGCAACTTGAAGAATTGTTTGAATTAACTAAATTTGAATGCCTTGATTTATTATTTGCAAACTGTACATGATTGAATTTTTGTAACCCAAAATATAGTATTCCCTTAGATTCCGGAGCATGTGTCCCATTCATCTGTTGGAACAAAATAGTAAAGTACATTATAGAATTTCTAATAAAATGTGTGATACAATACCCATGTGCAGGTATAGCAGCAGTAAGTTGTTGCAGCCCCTTTTCCCATCTCAATCAATTACTTCTGCTAAACTATCAAGTGTCAGTTGTAATTCTCATGAATCCCATAAGTCATCTGAAAATACACATACTCATCATCAGCACGGTGATAAAATTCAAGATAAACAGAACATGACCACTTTGGTCACTCAGACTGGCCAAATTGAACCAAAATCACCAAACAATGAACTTGGATTCTCTTGTGCTACTGGTGTTTCTTCTGATCATAACTCTATGAGGCATGCCAATGCTTTCCCTCGTATGCCCTGTGCACAATCAGCTGTGCATCCCATATGGACTCCGAAACCAGTGTCCAAGAAAGAAAATTCTCCATTTCCCACTAGTGCTGCTTCTCATTCCAACCCTGAAACTGACAATTCAGAATGTCATCAATGCTCGGATGATGCCACCTACACTTCTGATCAAAATGGAAATGATCAAAGCAAGTTGGATTGTGTTAGGCATGACTCTGTTGCTGCTGGTGGTCAGAGTGCAAGTACTAGTTTTTACCTTGAAAATCATAATAGCAGCGGTGCATATGGAAGCATAGGCAGCGGAAGTGATGCAAATGCTACTTCAGCTGTTGTAACTAAGAACAACCCTGAAAGTTTTGCTGATAGTAGTCAACATAGTCATGATGGATTCAGAGGGACAGATTCTCATCGGAGCAGCCAAAGAGAAGCAGCTCTAACAAAGTTTCGGCTGAAGAGGAAGGAGAGATGCTACGAGAAGAAGGTACTGCAACCATGCTGTGAGTGCAGTTGTAGCCGTATGTTCTTGAGATCACCATACATTAGCATTTCAAACTGACGTTATTTTATCATTGATGCAATCAATTGTTTGAGCTAGTTTTGAACTTCCAATTGAATGTTTTTCACTTTTCACTAAATGCCATAGATGCAAACTTTTCTGATGCTTATTGCTCATTTTTGTGTAGGTTCGATATCAGAGCCGGAAAAGACTGGCAGAGCAGCGCCCTAGGGTGAAAGGGCAGTTCGTTCGCCAGGTGCAAAATGATCATCCAGTAGCAGGTGTAGGTGGCTCCTGAAATTTGTTCGTTTTAAAGTTACCTTCATTATTGACTTCAAATACTGATTTGCCTCAAGAAGGGTTAACTGTAGGTTGATAAAGTTCGTGTCTTGTGTATCCTGTTTGATATTAGCATTCTTAGTGGTTTCTTCTTGCTTGTTACATTGACTTCCTATTAGATATTTAGGATTGTAATTATTTAGTGGTATTGATCTAAAGTTTTGGTTTGGTTATTGTTGGATGAAGAATTAGGCTGTAGTTGTATAGGTAGTATGCTTCTGTATGAATAGGTTGAAACCTTATGCCTCGGCAAGCGTTCAGTCGTATAATGGtataatcatatcttttcaaactcATTTCTCTTATTTTTCCCATCAAATTTAACGTAAATATTTTGATTGCTGGAGATACATTAGCATTCATCACATGCAGCAGTAAGAAGTTTGGGCGTATTGAAGAGTTGGATGAGTTTTGTTTAGCAATAATATTACTGACGTGTAGAAATTGTATGCGATATATGGTTACCACCTGTGGGATGCAGAGCATGTTAGGGAGCTGTTGGATCTGACGACGCATGCCAAACGGAAACGGGTGTATCATTGAAGTGAAAACACATAAGCACTTGAAACTGTTCATTTTTCCAAACGTCGAAGCTTATCCCCTTGTCGGTGAAAGGGCCTAAAAACAGCCACATCGCCTTCTTTGGCTCTTTTTTCCATCCCAGCTCGTCCACTTCcgcttttgtttcttttttaatAATACAAATAGTACACGTCTACCTATTTGCTTCATATCTTATCTTATGGTTCTTAAATGgagagaaaaaaaatagtaatTCTTGATGTTTATAAACACAATAAAAATGGACGTACTTAAGCAGACGGTGACCTGGTCTTTTAATTTTCAGCTGTGGGCCTTGACTAAGGAGCATAAAATAAAGGAGTCAAAAGTCAGTtgtgaaagtaaaaaaaaaaagccagTTGTGACACTACTTAGTACTTACAACTCAAGtgaagaaattaaaaatttaaaataatgacTACAAATACATTTAGTACGTATTGGTTTCTACATTTTTCTGAATTCATGATAAATTTTCATCCCACGTTAATAATGCTCTACATTTTTGCATTTCACTAGGAGACTAATAaaagcaaaataagaaaaagaaaatagaataaatGAGCGAGGTAAAACGGTAAAACATAGAAAGCAGCAAGACATAAGTCCTAATTCTTTTTCACACGGTCTGAGGTTAAAGGAGTGATCACTGCTGGCTGGAACATTGATCTAAATTAGAAGGATAAACTGGGGTCTAGGGTCATGCACTTTAATTCCAAAGTGATTCAATTCCCATTTCCACCCTCCTTTAGtccttttataactttttttgtGGTCCATTAAGTCCTGCTGGAGCCAAAGCTTGACTTTCCTCTCCACACTTCTCTTTCTCGTTgtatgtctttgtcaaacttggTATTCATTCATTTTTTCTTTAACTAGAGACAGCACGCACTCACTCCCATGGCAGCAGAAGAGTGCCGCCCTCCTCCAACTCGAGCACCAACCCCTCCACCCCCACAGCTACCTCCACAGCCACAGCCACAGCCACCGTACCAACATCACCATCTTCCTCCTCTCAAAGACACCGAACAAGACTACTACACGGACAAACCCCCCATGGGGTCTCCCCACAAGAACGATTCTTCAGCCGCCAAACGCTCTATGTGCGCCTTCCTCACCATCTTCCTCCTCCTTGCTGGCATCACTCTCCTCGTTCTCTGGCTCGTCTACCGTCCCTACAAACCCCGCTTCAAAGTGGTGGGCGCCGCCATCTACTCCCTCAACACAACCACCCCGCCATTCATGTCCACCACCATGCAGTTCACCCTCCTCATTCGGAACCCAAACAGGCGCGTCTCCCTCTACCTGGACAGGTTCTCCGCCTTCGTGTCCTACAGGAACCAGGCCATCACGCAGCAGGTCATGCTGCCCCCCCTCCACCAGGACAAGCACAGCACCGTCTCTGTGGCCCCCGTCATCGGAGGCACCCCGGTTCCCGTCTCTGCGGAGGTTTCCAATGGTCTAATGGTGGACCAGGCATATGGAGTTGTGGGCCTGAGAGTGGTGCTCCTTGGCAGGCTGAGGTGGAAGGCTGGTGCCATTAAGACCGCTCACTACGGCCTCTATGTGAGGTGCGACCTTGTCATGGGTTTGAAGAAAGGCTTTGTTGGTCAGGTTCCTCTTCTTGGTGCTCCACCTTGCCATGTCGATGTCTGAACAACTAGCCGCTATACAATATGCCATGCAATGCCCTCCTCTTTCGACTTTTTTTAACTGTAATAAAGTTAGTTTTATATATGTCTTATTTCTCTTCTTCCTGTTCTTTCAGTTCTTTTGTTATTTCTTTCCCAACCAGAAATTATTATAGAGATAAACAGTTtgtgagaatttcttggttactgTCTTGTGTGCACTTCAAGCTAAGCTAAGGTAAAGTAAGGTCATTTTATGAATTTAGATAAACTAAACCGGAATATATAATTAATGACGAGactctgtttcttcttctttctgcTAATCCAAACTCTTTTGGTTCTGTGAATGACGTAGAATTTCGAatgtaatttagtaatttagttgTCTGCTTGGACCGTTGTCAGACGAGAATAAAAAATTGCAAGTTTGAACGCATGGCACTTATTGATGCAGCAAATGACTTTATCATTCTCCTCTAAAAGTATAAAGTGCTATGCTTTTGTAAAGCCAAAGGGATTCATGCCTAACAATATATGCCATTTCGGCTCCTATCTTTATATCTTTCAATTGGAAAGATGAACTTTATCTTGTATGGTAAGAAACGGAATAAATGTAGGGTATAAATTTTTCTTCCGGACTTATTTGCATTTGTAGAACTAAGAAAAGAGAAAGGAGTGGGGGGAAATAATTTTAAGAAAAGTATAAGTAACCAACaaaatttttgaacaatgtgtaaataatgtgaattaatagggttaaaagggTAAATTtgattagtagcattaaattagaatgtagtgtatttttatttaattggtaGTTGTTcttattcaaaattttcattgtttccTTAGCACTCTCCATAATTTTATCTCTTTTGTTAATCGTTTGTCTTAANNNATGTGCTTGATTTTTTAGATGCGGTTGGTCCTAGTTAAGACAAGGGAGTGACAAGTGCTGTCTTGGAAATTGGAATGGGTCCACAAATATATATAGGAGATAATCATATTACGGACAAAGAATAAAATTATTAGAGGCAGAATGATGGGCATCGCATCCATGAAATTCGTCACTATCGGATGTTGATTTTGAATGCGAAGCTTGTGCTCAGGGTATCGGGTTCCTGCATTTGTTATGTTAGTGGAATAACGAAGAAGCTGCCTAATATAATAAGTAAGATTGTAAGAATAAGGTTCGCTTTTGGAAAATTCCAAAAgtaaaagaacttatttaaaaaGTTTAACCAAACTAGCCCTAAGTGAGTTAGCTTTTGACAAGTCcttcaaaaccctaaaaaccctaaccaTTGGGTAAAGTTAATGGAATCACTTTTGGATGTGAACTACTGTGAATAGGACTTGCAATGAATAGAGTAGGTAGAGTTTGGACTCTATCCTAACTCTACCTgcaggttgagaatctctcaatccTAACTCTACCTacaccctaaagttctaaaccctatcCTATTCTATTCTATCCGtagaaatatcaattttttttaaagtaaatataaaattcaatcatttttaattttatacatattaataacataaaaaataaaaaattagtgctttaaattactaaattaactaactagtttagtgATTGTTTACTTATTATAAGTCATTACATAAAAAAGATTGTGGGTTCAACTCTCACTTCCTTAATAAAATATATGTTATATATGAGGTGCGGGTAGAATAGAATAGGGTACACCTTCTACCCTAACTGTGAAGGCTAAAATGTATTAACATTAGTTTATTGCTCACAAGTTATAGCACTGAATTAGAGGGACATTAACATAGAAAAATGTTATATCTGTTATATCNNNNNNNNNNNNNTACATAAAGCTGTGCAAACATTAACATAAATAATTTGCAACAGCAAATCATGGTGTGAAAGTCATTAAAAGAAGGCAGAATGTGGTGGCAAAACAGAAACTTAGATTGAATTGAGAATAGGCCTCAAGTTTATTAGATGGGCTCTATTATTCCAATAAAGTCTGGGCCGTGGTATCAAGGGAATAAAGTTCACAGCACCACAacaaccaaataaaaaaaaaaattaaccaacTTGGATTAGTTGAGTGGTTAGTTTACTCAtccgcttaaacaagtgtcgaTGGTTTAAATCTTGCCTTATGTACACAGTAATCCATTGGCTAGCGACAAATCTTTAAATAAAGTTCAGATCCACAATAAATTAATCCTTGATCTATCAGGCTGAGGGATTAAAGTTGAATATGCGCTTGCTAGAATTCTTTTTAGAGTAAAACCCCTCCCCGGTCCTTAACCATTTACGAAATTGACCTGGCGCCCCCTCaccattggaaattaacaacgcgGTCCTTAACCATTCTCTCCGTGTGACCAAAAGGACCCTCTTACCGGTACTTCCGGTTAAGAAGGACCTTTCGGTCACACGGAAAGAATGGTTAAGGACCGCGTTGTTATTTTCTAATGGTGAGGGGACCGGGGAGGGATTTTacttaaaattagaaaataaataaaaaaaagcattGTTTTAAGTTTTGCATCTAATGCATTCTCCCATATTTTACATGTGGAGGTAGAGCAAACAACGTTAAATTTAATAGATAGTACGAAATCATTAACAACAAGACTTAACACAAAAGTGATAATTATTTGGGTTGATTAAGCATTATTATGTCTTGGATTTAGGGTTTTAAGAACGACATGTATGTTCTATATTgttgaacttaaaaaaaaaagttagttcaAGAGTATTATTTCATACACCTTTTCCTAAAAAAATTAAACTGCTTTTTTTATTAGTGGAATTAAATTCATCAACCATAATTTTAATAGTAGGGTTACACGTAGAgaataaatattctttttagatttttagaagtgATATTTGTTTTATCCAAATGTTCGTAATATGacgaattaattttaatttaattttacgtattttaattttgtttatttagttactaatttaaattttatgtcagaggatttagagttttctttatttaacctaAAGTTGAGTGAGTTTTTtcgatttaattttcaaatcagtGAACAAATTATATTGAGGTATTTCTTTCTTGTTGCATCAAGAAATTGAATACAAAAAGAATcagttaattttttattcaatttcttgATGCAACAAGAAAGAAATACCTCAATCTAATTTGTTCACTGGTTTAGAAATTAAATCGAAGAAACTCACTCAACTTtaggttaaataaagaaaactctaaaccctCTGACATAAAATTCCaattagtaactaaataaacaaaatttaaatacgtaaaattaaattaaaattaattcgtcatatcacgaacatttgaatgaAACAAATATcacttctaaaaatctaaaaagaatatttagtcTCTACGTGCAACCCTACTATTAAAATATTTAGTCCCTAACTATCTAGAAAAGGACCTGGTGTCCTCTGaccattagaaaataataatacgGTCCTTATCCATTTTCTCGTGTGACAGGAAGGACCCTCTTGCCGGTTTTCGGGTAAAAAGTAACCGGAAGTACCGGTAAGAGGGTCCTTTTGGTCACACGGAGAGAATGGTTAAGGACcgcgttgttaatttccaatgatAAGGGGGCGCCAGGTCAATTTCATAAATAGTTAGGGACCGGAGAAGGgttttactcttctttttattacTATTTATGATTATAGATTATAACTACCAAACTAACTCAAGACCcaacaaaaaaaattaccaaattaatttgaattgttgAATATCTCTTTTCCACTCACGCAAGTGTCTGATTCAAATCTTGCTTTATGTATACAATAATTCAttagtaaataataaatttttaaatgtaaTTTAAATTTGCAACAGATTAATTGTTGGTCTATTAGATTAAAAGATTTTGTGGgcagtaaaaaaaatattatagctACCACAttaattagagaaaatatttggcagaaattatttttaatatgaagataaaaataatattttggttgaatattgatatttaaaGTGTATTCAGTATTGTAAATGTGCAGAAAATAAGGATACAACATGCAAGGAGGTGTTGTTACAGCTTGACATGTGTTATACACACCGTGCATATTAACTTGTAAAATTTACCCACCTATAATTACACTAAATAATCCTATTTTGAATAAAAACCCTAATATTTTTTTGGACAAATCATAATAATAAGTCAAGGGGAGCAAAATTTTATACTAATAAGTCAAAACGAAAACTgcttcatgaa is a genomic window of Arachis ipaensis cultivar K30076 chromosome B06, Araip1.1, whole genome shotgun sequence containing:
- the LOC107646127 gene encoding NDR1/HIN1-like protein 12, coding for MAAEECRPPPTRAPTPPPPQLPPQPQPQPPYQHHHLPPLKDTEQDYYTDKPPMGSPHKNDSSAAKRSMCAFLTIFLLLAGITLLVLWLVYRPYKPRFKVVGAAIYSLNTTTPPFMSTTMQFTLLIRNPNRRVSLYLDRFSAFVSYRNQAITQQVMLPPLHQDKHSTVSVAPVIGGTPVPVSAEVSNGLMVDQAYGVVGLRVVLLGRLRWKAGAIKTAHYGLYVRCDLVMGLKKGFVGQVPLLGAPPCHVDV